A window from Salvelinus sp. IW2-2015 unplaced genomic scaffold, ASM291031v2 Un_scaffold803, whole genome shotgun sequence encodes these proteins:
- the LOC139024014 gene encoding collagen alpha-2(VI) chain-like produces the protein MLMNILNFQECEIMGFVRETCGCCDCEKVCPPLDLVFVIDSSESIGKTNFSLAKHFVISVANRLGKMARNISDVSGFRLGVVQYSHQGAVQAIRMDDRGITSATSFNTKVKAMEWIAGGTWTPSALKYTYDHLIVPGRRGRTKTVAIVITDGRYDPKDLDNLGALCNGVDVYAIAIGDMFDSGAERQNMERIACNMGDRVKTLSVYAELTAEEFLEEIEQILCPEPEMMCPDLKCASDLSLAPLIQRPADILFFIDGSERTGGRNFISILRFIERLSQSIPLSKEVSSGARFAVLQFGGEQDPEVLLDFSNNHRKISSLVSNAVYRDSSSTLGSAILYATENLVSNPGGRFRGVRPDAELAFVFITDGVTSDKNFAEGIGAMRRANAVGVAITVGSDIDRERLLQLTLRDKALIFNLKSFNDLALPGVVKHMAHCLG, from the exons ATGCTGATGAATATTCTCAACTTTCAGGAGTGTGAAATCATGGGATTTGTCAGAGAAACATGCGGCTGCTGTG ATTGTGAAAAGGTTTGCCCTCCCCTGGACCTGGTGTTTGTGATTGACAGCTCTGAAAGTATTGGAAAAACCAACTTCAGCCTGGCTAAACACTTTGTCATCAGTGTAGCAAACAGGCTTGGGAAGATGGCCAGAAACATCTCTGACGTCTCAG GGTTTCGTCTGGGTGTGGTTCAGTACAGTCACCAAGGGGCGGTTCAGGCCATCAGGATGGACGATAGGGGCATCACCTCTGCGACCTCCTTCAACACAAAGGTCAAAGCCATGGAGTGGATCGCTGGAGGCACCTGGACTCCCTCTGCCCTGAAGTACACATACGACCATCTGATAGTACCAGGTCGCAGGGGGAGGACCAAGACGGTGGCCATAGTTATCACAGACGGTCGCTATGATCCTAAAGACCTGGATAATCTTGGAGCCCTGTGTAACGGGGTGGACGTGTATGCCATCGCCATCGGTGATATGTTTGACTCTGGGGCAGAGAGGCAGAACATGGAGAGGATTGCCTGTAATATGGGCGACCGGGTGAAGACCCTGAGTGTCTACGCTGAACTTACTGCTGAGGAATTCTTAGAGGAAATAGAACAAATCCTCTGCCCAG AACCAGAGATGATGTGTCCAGACCTGAAGTGTGCCTCAG ATTTGAGTTTGGCTCCACTGATCCAGCGCCCCGCAGACATCCTCTTCTTCATTGACGGTTCTGAGAGAACAGGGGGCAGAAACTTCATCAGCATCCTGCGCTTCATCGAGAGACTCTCccaatccatccctctctccaaggAGGTCTCTTCAGGAGCTCGCTTCGCCGTCCTGCAGTTTGGAGGGGAGCAGGACCCAGAGGTTCTTCTGGACTTCTCCAATAACCACAGAAAGATTAGCTCCCTGGTCTCTAATGCAGTCTACCGCGACTCATCCTCCACTCTGGGCAGCGCTATTCTCTACGCAACTGAGAACCTCGTCAGTAACCCTGGAGGTCGGTTCAGAGGGGTACGTCCGGACGCAGAGCTCGCCTTTGTGTTCATTACAGACGGAGTGACCTCAGACAAGAACTTTGCTGAGGGTATTGGAGCCATGAGAAGGGCCAACGCAGTGGGTGTTGCTATCACAGTGGGATCAGATATTGACAGGGAGCGGTTGCTGCAACTCACTCTAAGGGACAAAGCTCTTATCTTTAACCTGAAGAGTTTCAATGACTTGGCCCTCCCTGGGGTTGTTAAACACATGGCTCATTGCCTAGGTTAA
- the LOC112068960 gene encoding proteasome subunit alpha type-2: MGERGYSFSLTTFSPSGKLVQIEYALSAVAAGAPSVGIKASNGVVLATEKKQKSILYDETSVHKVEMITKHIGMVYSGMGPDYRVLLRRARKLAQQYFLVYQEPIPTAQLVQRVASVMQEYTQSGGVRPFGVSLLQLIVVKHVQKTL, translated from the exons ATGGGAGAAAGGGGGTACAGTTTCTCACTCACCACATTCAG CCCATCTGGTAAACTGGTCCAGATTGAGTATGCCCTGTCAGCCGTAGCAGCAGGAGCCCCCTCAGTGGGAATCAAAG CCTCAAATGGAGTRGTTTTGGCAACCGAGAAGAAACAGAAGTCTATACTGTACGACGAGACGAGTGTTCACAAAGTCGAGATGATAACCAAACATATTGGCATGGTCTACAGTGGAATGGGTCCAGACTACAG GGTGCTGTTGAGGAGAGCGAGGAAACTGGCCCAGCAGTACTTCCTGGTCTACCAGGAGCCAATCCCCACAGCCCAGCTTGTCCAGCGGGTAGCCTCTGTCATGCAGGAGTACACACAGTCTGG TGGAGTGCGACCCTTTGGTGTGTCACTGTTGCAGCTTATAGTAGTTAAGCATGTTCAAAAAACTTTATAA
- the mrpl32 gene encoding large ribosomal subunit protein bL32m, which produces MNLSGLVCFLRRSLLQLECRITQATGLDRQFAPALAVHGPSILPQPHDEQEATAEPSFLDNVFWMAAPKKRRTIEINRTRRRDPSFMLKVKTNIEPCVECGHLKQKHILCGFCYEKIRKETALIRGQIKAMEGRPLNTPAQETLVLYDSESPGESDKDKRIVERNRKRPSWFSIY; this is translated from the exons ATGAATTTGTCTGGTTTAGTGTGTTTTTTGAGACGTTCGTTGTTACAGCTGGAATGCAGAATTACACAGGCTACAGGACTTGACAGACAGTTTG CCCCAGCTCTAGCTGTCCATGGCCCCAGCATCCTTCCACAGCCCCACGATGAGCAAGAGGCGACCGCGGAGCCCAGCTTCCTGGACAATGTGTTCTGGATGGCAGCACCCAAAAAGAGACGCACAATAGAAATCAACAGGACTAGAAGACGAGACCCAAGCTTTATGCTCAAAGTTAAG ACCAACATTGAGCCGTGCGTGGAGTGTGGCCACCTGAAGCAGAAGCATATTCTGTGTGGGTTCTGTTATGAGAAGATCAGGAAGGAGACAGCGCTGATCCGAGGTCAGATTAAAGCCATGGAGGGCAGGCCTCTCAACACACCAGCGCAGGAGACCCTGGTCCTGTATGACAGCGAGAGTCCAGGGGAGTCCGACAAAGACAAGAGGATAGTGGAGAGGAACAGAAAACGACCCTCCTGGTTCAGTATCTATTGA